From the Patescibacteria group bacterium genome, the window TTAATAACCAACTCCTGTAAGTAACCATTGTCGCCATCTATACTACCCAAGGCCGAAATAAGCGAAAATTCTTCACCTGATTTTATTAAAATACCATTTAAACTGTCGGCGCCAACTTTTATATTGTGCCGACGATTTTTTGGACTACCGGCAAAATTGGAACGCCCGACACCTATTAATTCAGCTATACCTAAATCATTAGTGGCGGCCGTTACTACTTTGGGTTGAGTAACTTTAACCGCCAAAGCTAGTGGTAATAATTGTTTATTTAATAAAGCTGTACTAGCCAATTGCCAAGTTTTAACCATATCTAATTCTTGGCCGGTTTGAGCAGCCTGAAAGGCTCTAACTCGATTATCCACTATTTCAAATTTGGCGTCCTGGGCTGGTTGGTTAATTTTCTTGGCTAATCTAAGCCAAAATTCATCATCAATTTGAGGTAATAAACTAATAATCAAATCCTCCTCTTGCTTAACACCCAACCATTTATGCCACAGTGTTGGCGGTACAACAAACTCCTCAGTCTTAAAAGAAAAAGTAAGTGGCTGATCAATTAAAAATTCCTTGGCCTTCGGCAACAAAGCTATTAAATCTTGTTCTATTATGTCAGGTTGGCTCGGTTTAAGATTAAGCAGCACTTCTCTAGATGATAAACTAAGAAAAGCTTGGCTTAAATCTTTTTCTAATTTAACAGCTTCTATTTGCCAACCGCTTTGCTCGGGCAAAATTGTAATCTTGTCAGCTTCATCTACCAAAAAACTGGCTGGCTTGGTATCTTTTTCTAAATCCGATAAATTACTACGTAAAAATTCCAAAACTCGATCAATTTTTACTTCCACTAAGCTACTGCTTGATAAATCAAATGTTCGCCAACCAACAATGGCCGGTTCCACCATTTTTTTAAACCAATTACCTTGCCGGCCAACCTGCCAGGCTAAAGCTGCTGCGACCTGAGGTTTAAAACTAACTAACTCGTAAGTTAAATCCGGGTCCGTCGGTGAACTGACCAAAGAGGTTACTACTACTTTTTTTTCTCCATAACCAACAGTTACACCTTGTTTAGCTATTTTATCCCAAGCTTTATTTAAAGACTCCTCGGCTTCAGTTTGGCTCAAACCGCCCAAATTAACCGAACCAAACATTACATGGGGAAAAATCGTGTTAATTGAAGCTTGCCGATAAACGAATAAACCAACTATCAAAACCAAAAACAAGCCAATCAGACCATAAAAAATCAACCAATTTAATTTAAAAAACCTAACTTGATTGGTTTTATCCGGTTGAGTCATTTTGATCAGTCTTTAAAATTTCGTTAAGTAAAGCTTTAGCCTGCTCCTGGCGTTCTATGGCTAAAGTTGCTTCATTACCAAAACTTAAACTAATAACACTACCTTCCCGGCTGTGCGCTGGTAATAATTTAAGAGGTAATTGCAATTCCTGCCCGTCGCTAAAACGCAAAACCGCTATTTCATTCTCTACTCGATCAATAGTCGTTTTTATTACTGACATATTATTTTTCCTCTACTTTTATAGAAACTTCTTTGGTCTTACTCTTAGGTAAAATTATAGTTAAAACGCCGTTTTCCAAATTAGCTTTAACTCCTTCTGGGTTAACTTCCACGGGCAAAACAATGGATCTAGAAAAACCACCCCAATAACATTCCTGATAAAAATAATCATCCGGCTCTACCTTGTCCGCTTGATAACGTTTACCCCGAATAGTAATGACATCGTTATTCAATGTAATTTCTAAATCTTCCATTTTTACTCCAGCAATAGTAGAACGAACAATTAAAGAATCTTTGGTCTGATAAACATCCACCGACAACTGACCTTCATATTCATCAGCATACCATTCCATACTATTCTCTGTGGATTGC encodes:
- a CDS encoding VanW family protein; the encoded protein is MTQPDKTNQVRFFKLNWLIFYGLIGLFLVLIVGLFVYRQASINTIFPHVMFGSVNLGGLSQTEAEESLNKAWDKIAKQGVTVGYGEKKVVVTSLVSSPTDPDLTYELVSFKPQVAAALAWQVGRQGNWFKKMVEPAIVGWRTFDLSSSSLVEVKIDRVLEFLRSNLSDLEKDTKPASFLVDEADKITILPEQSGWQIEAVKLEKDLSQAFLSLSSREVLLNLKPSQPDIIEQDLIALLPKAKEFLIDQPLTFSFKTEEFVVPPTLWHKWLGVKQEEDLIISLLPQIDDEFWLRLAKKINQPAQDAKFEIVDNRVRAFQAAQTGQELDMVKTWQLASTALLNKQLLPLALAVKVTQPKVVTAATNDLGIAELIGVGRSNFAGSPKNRRHNIKVGADSLNGILIKSGEEFSLISALGSIDGDNGYLQELVIKGNKTIPEYGGGLCQIGTTTFRTALASGLPIVERRNHSYRVSYYEPAGTDATIYEPKPDFRFTNDSSQAVLIQTKIQGDDLIFEFWGTKDGRQTITTDPRIYNIVKPPPTKIISTEDLPVGQKKCTESAHNGADAEFTYTVTYPDGQVKEEVFKSHYVPWQEVCLVGVAKGTLSTDTKLDNESVLPDSSVTDNPATISN
- a CDS encoding DUF3006 domain-containing protein, translated to MSVIKTTIDRVENEIAVLRFSDGQELQLPLKLLPAHSREGSVISLSFGNEATLAIERQEQAKALLNEILKTDQNDSTG
- a CDS encoding Hsp20/alpha crystallin family protein; amino-acid sequence: MSVFSFFVKSTTKGTIQEVPTEAANLVAEQSTENSMEWYADEYEGQLSVDVYQTKDSLIVRSTIAGVKMEDLEITLNNDVITIRGKRYQADKVEPDDYFYQECYWGGFSRSIVLPVEVNPEGVKANLENGVLTIILPKSKTKEVSIKVEEK